In Dromiciops gliroides isolate mDroGli1 chromosome 4, mDroGli1.pri, whole genome shotgun sequence, one DNA window encodes the following:
- the KLHDC8A gene encoding kelch domain-containing protein 8A, whose protein sequence is MDARTVPPVTAMEVPSIKDFHWKTLAPLPSRRVYSSLVEAGGQVYAIGGCDDNGVPMDCFEVYSPEADQWTSLPPMPTARAGVAVIALGKRIMVIGGVGTNQLPLKIVEMYNIDEGKWKKRSVLREAAMGISVTTKDYRVYAAGGMGLDLRPHNHLQHYDMLKDMWVSLAPMPTARYAATSFLRGSKIYVLGGRQSKYAVNAFEVFDIETRSWTKFPSIPCKRAFSSFVPMDGYLYSLGGLRQGRLYRQPKFMRTMDVFDMEQGGWMKIERSSFLKKRRADFVSGCLSGRVIVAGGLGNQPTVLETAEAFHPGKNKWESLPPMPTPRCACSSIVIKSCLLAVGGVNQGLSDAVEALCVSDS, encoded by the exons ATGGATGCCCGGACAGTGCCACCCGTGACTGCCATGGAGGTGCCCAGCATCAAAGATTTCCACTGGAAGACCCTGGCCCCACTGCCCAGTCGTCGGGTCTACTCGTCCCTGGTGGAGGCTGGAGGACAGGTTTATGCCATAGGAGGCTGTGATGACAACGGGGTCCCCATGGACTGCTTTGAGGTCTACTCCCCTGAGGCTGACCAGTGGACTTCCTTGCCCCCCATGCCCACGGCCCGGGCTGGGGTGGCtgtcattgccctggggaaacgGATCATGGTGATTGGGGGTGTGGGGACCAATCAGCTGCCCCTGAAGATCGTGGAGATGTACAACATCGATGAGGGCAAGTGGAAGAAGAGGAGTGTGCTGAGGGAGGCTGCCATGGGCATCTCTGTCACTACAAAAG ATTACAGAGTGTATGCGGCAGGAGGGATGGGGCTGGATCTCCGCCCCCACAACCACCTCCAGCACTACGACATGCTCAAGGACATGTGGGTATCATTAGCCCCCATGCCCACTGCAAGATATGCTGCCACTTCCTTTCTCCGAGGTTCCAAGATCTACGTGCTAG GGGGACGTCAATCCAAGTATGCAGTCAATGCCTTTGAGGTCTTCGACATTGAAACACGCTCATGGACCAAGTTTCCCAGCATCCCCTGCAAACGAGCCTTCTCCAGTTTTGTCCCCATGGATGGCTATCTGTATAGCCTGGGGGGCCTACGGCAAGGCCGCCTGTATCGACAGCCCAAGTTCATGAGGACTATGGATGTGTTTGACATGGAGCAAG GAGGTTGGATGAAGATAGAGCGATCTTCGTTCCTAAAGAAGCGCAGAGCTGACTTTGTATCAGGCTGCTTAAGTGGGAGAGTCATAGTGGCTGGAGGCCTAG GGAACCAGCCCACAGTCCTGGAGACAGCTGAAGCCTTCCACCCAGGGAAGAACAAATGGGAGAGCCTGCCCCCCATGCCCACTCCCCGATGTGCCTGTTCCAGCATCGTCATCAAAAGCTGCCTCCTCGCAGTGGGAGGCGTCAATCAGGGACTGAGTGATGCTGTGGAAGCCCTGTGTGTCTCAGACTCCTAG